In a single window of the Acyrthosiphon pisum isolate AL4f chromosome X, pea_aphid_22Mar2018_4r6ur, whole genome shotgun sequence genome:
- the LOC103309014 gene encoding uncharacterized protein LOC103309014, producing MIKDWLFPLLQADGDDFILQQDGAPPHWSLEVRKFLNNQLPQKWIGRCSANDAAFCPWPPDLTICDFFLWGYIKSIVYVPPLPKDLDELKSRITDAINSVTVDMLQQVYEEFEYRLDVCRESKGGHIEHL from the coding sequence ATGATTAAGGATTGGCTATTCCCACTACTACAAGCCGATGGAGATGATTTCATTTTACAACAAGATGGAGCACCACCACATTGGTCCTTAGAAGTACGCAAATTTCTTAACAATCAGCTACCACAGAAATGGATCGGTCGCTGTAGTGCTAATGACGCTGCATTTTGTCCATGGCCGCCGGATCTTACaatatgtgatttttttctCTGGGGTTACATTAAAAGCATTGTTTATGTACCTCCCCTTCCAAAAGATCTTGACGAATTGAAAAGTCGCATTACAGACGCCATCAACTCTGTTACAGTCGACATGCTTCAACAGGTTTATGAGGAATTTGAATATCGCTTAGATGTTTGTCGTGAAAGTAAGGGGGGTCACATTGAACATTTATAA